From one Diorhabda carinulata isolate Delta chromosome 12, icDioCari1.1, whole genome shotgun sequence genomic stretch:
- the LOC130899967 gene encoding calumenin, whose translation MGLKLYEILVILLISSVIGKPEEEHPQRVVTRELSDKEHFEQQHHNSEYDHEAFLGAEEAKTFDQLPPEESKRRLGLIVDKIDVNKDGLINREELKDWIRFTQKRYITEDIDRQWKQQNPDNLPTLQWERYQKMVYGFLENMDPSEIEKDGTGFSYKKMMNRDRRRWQTADKDGDDSLTKEEFASFLHPEEDQYMSDLIVVETLEDIDKNNDGKVSLEEYIGDMYRGEDGEEEPDWVKSEREQFNTYRDKDGDGFMDSDEVKNWILPEDFDHAEAEARHLIYEADSDADEQLTKDEVLSKYDIFVGSQATDFGEALARHDEF comes from the exons ATGGGCTTAAAGTTATATGAAATCTTAGTAATTCTTCTAATTTCGTCGGTAATTGGTAAACCAGAAGAAGAACATCCACAAAGAGTTGTTACCCGAGAATTAAGTGATAAAGAACATTTCGAACAACAGCATCATAACTCAGAATATGACCACGAAGCATTTTTGGGGGCAGAAGAGGCAAAAACCTTCGATCAACTACCTCCTGAAGAGAGTAAAAGGAGACTGGG tttaattgtagataaaattgatgtcaataaaGATGGATTGATTAATAGAGAAGAATTGAAAGATTGGATTAGATTCACACAAAAAAGATATATCACTGAAGATATAGACAGACAATGGAAACAACAAAATCCTGATAATCTTCCAACTTTACAGTGGGAACGATACCAAAAAATGGTTTACGGCTTTCTGGAAAACATGGATCCATCTGAAATCGAAAAAGATGGAACAG gATTTTCATACAAGAAAATGATGAACAGAGATAGGAGGCGTTGGCAAACTGCAGATAAAGACGGTGATGACAGTTTAACCAAAGAGGAATTTGCATCTTTTCTACATCCCGAAGAAGACCAATATATGAGTGATTTGATTGTAGTGGAAACTTTGGaagatattgataaaaacaatGATGGCAAAGTTTCCTTGGAAGAATACATTGGAGATATGTACAG aggAGAAGATGGTGAAGAAGAACCAGATTGGGTGAAAAGTGAACGTGAACAATTCAACACCTACCGGGATAAAGACGGCGATGGTTTCATGGATAGTGATGAAGTGAAAAACTGGATTTTACCAGAAGACTTCGATCATGCTGAAGCAGAAGCTAGGCATTTGATATACGAAGCCGATTCTGATGCCGACGAACAACTCACTAAAGATGAAGTATTATCCAAATATGATATTTTCGTAGGATCCCAAGCTACAGATTTTGGAGAAGCGTTAGCTAGGCACGACGAATTTTAA